The region GTGTTGCGGTTTTGGGAAGGTGAGTTTGAACAGCTTAAGCCTATCCGCACCCCTTCCGGGCAGCGTTTGTACAGCGAAGAACATATTGCGCTGATCAGCAGGATCAAAGCCCTGTTACATGATGAGGGGTTAACTATCGAGGGTGCTCGGAAGCGGCTTGATTCACCGGAAGATGCTTTCCAGGAAGTTTCGCAGGAGGCAGCGTCCACTGCGGAAACATTTTCGCAACTGCCGCTCTTCAGTCATGATGATTCTGAGTCCGGGCAATGCAGAGAACTCCTGAAAGAAGTTCGGGATGAATTGCTGGATATAAAGGATTTGTTGGGCTGAAAATATTTTTCGTGAAAAGGTAACGGGCAAGTATAACTTAAATAGTTATACTTGCCCGTTACCTTTTCTGTTGTCTATTTGTAGATCGGGAATTGGCGGGAATCCCTTGAATGCAGATATAGGCAGAAGGCCACAAAAGTAGCTATGAATCCCGGTAGCATAGGTTCCCAGGGGATTTTATAAAAAACAGGAATGACCATGGAAGATCCGTATAGGGTGGCAAAGCAGGCCAGAAAAGAAAGATAAAATGATCTGGATAAGGCTCCAGCTGCTGCAATGGCTATTCCGGTCCAAAATATTTTTTCGGGCATGATGTACGGATTAATGGTGTAGACCTTCCACGAAATGAGCATAGTACCACCGGCGATGAGCGCTTCAATCGCGGGAGAAAATTTATTCTGATTCATTATATGCATGATTGAGCGCGGTAGCAGGAAGCATGAGTATACACAGAGCCCCAGCGTCAGGGGAAAAATGTAGAAAAACGCTTCGGTCATATAAGCCGGGTCAGGGTTGGGGTTGAGCATATTTAGCAGAAATCCCTGATGATGCGCATAGAAACAAAACGAGCCGATTAGTACGGCAACACTTGGCCAGAGTATAGCTCCGGGTACTTTCCTATGTGGCTTGAGGTTGAATTTTTTGGCTATCACAAGTGGTATTATTCCCCCGAAAATCGCCATATGTCCGAGGCAGAAATAGAGCAGGGTGGTATCGCTCATTTTACGGGCGAATCTGTGCCCTAGGAGTCTTGGCCACTCTGAGCCGATCAGACTATCCAGCAATCCCGGAAGTTTAGCCATGGTGAATAGGTATAATGCATATGCGAAAAGGCTTGCCAGTAGTAAATTCAACTTATTTTTCATGGGGATTATTTGCCTGATTCTACGACGCTTGGCAAATGCTTATTGGTGCTATTGGCGTAAATAATAGTTTGCTTTGGTGTGAATATGTTTTTGATATTATTAATTTGATTTTTCTTGCTGAGAGGATATATTCAAGGCGTGGTTCTATTAATAATAAATTAGTTTTTATAAACGCTGTTCATGACCGATGCTAAACGGAGTGTTTAATAATGAGTAAAGTTGTAAAAATTTTAGTGGCAACAGTGACTGCACTGGTCCTCCTCGTGGGCGTGGGCATGGTTCTGGCCGTTATTCTGATTAATCCCAATGACTATAAAGGGGAAATTTCAGATGCTGTGCGAGATAAGACCGGACGTGAACTTGTCTTTGACGGAGATCTAGAGCTTTCAGTCTTTCCGTGGATTGGAGTTAAAACCGGAGGCATAAGTCTCTCCAATGCTCCGGGATTTTCGGAAAAGAATATGCTCAAACTTAAATCTGCCGAAGTGAGCCTGAGGTTGCTTCCCCTTATTTCCGGTAATGTGGAGCTGGGTAATGTGGATGTCGCTGACCTGCAGCTTTTTCTGATGCGTAATAAAGATGGTGTCACCAACTGGGACGACCTTGCCGGGTCCGATAAAAAGAAAGTAAAGCAGGATGAGCCTTCGTCATCGGGCGCTTCTTCTTTGAACCTATCCGTTGGTGGAGTGAATATTAATGATGCCCGCATTGTTTGGGATGACCGTCAGGAAGATGTGCGGCAGGCAGTGGATGATTGCGATATCGTGGTCGAAGGTTTCACTCCCGGAGAGCCATTCTCTTTTGATGTGCATGTCGCGGTGTCCTCAACCAAGCCCGAAGTCAAGGCGGATATCAAGACTTCCGGTAAGGCTTCATTGTCCGAAGATTTCAAACAGATCGGGGTAAAAGGTTTAAGTGTTACTGTGGATGCTGAAGGCAAGGCTGTTCCCGGCGGTAAGAGTCAGGTTCGGCTGTCCGGTGATGCCGCAGTGGATATGCTGAAGGGCGTTGCAGATGTTTCCGGTCTGAATCTTGCCGCATACGGCATGACAGCGCAGGGTAATCTTACTGCCAAGGGGCTTAACTCCAAGTCCATGAAATTCTCCGGTGATATGACCATTCCCGGATTCAATCTCAAGGATACTCTGGATAAAATGGGGATGAGCCTCAAGACGGCGGACAGTAAGGCTCTGACTTCTGTAGGAATGAGTTTCAATTACGCGGGTTCGCCCAAGTCTCTTGAGGTTACTGACCTACAGGTTAATCTTGATGAAACAACGATCAAGGGAATGTTTTCATTTGCCGATCCTGAGCGGCCGAATATTGTGACCCAATTGGGTATTGATAAGATAAATGTTGATAATTACCTGCCTCCTGCCGGTGAGAAAAAGACTGAAGCAAAAGAGGAAAAAACTGATCAGGCGAAGGAAGGTAAAGGCAGCGAGCAGCTCATTCCTGTGGATATGCTGCGCAAGCTGACTCTCAAAGCGGAGCTGAATATTAAACATCTTATAGCCAAAAAAGCAGAGATTGATAGTCTTGTAGTACGCGCCCGGGCTAAAGACGGGGTTTTGACCGTGAAACCAGCTTCTTTCAATTTGGCCAAGGGAGCGTTCACCTCCTCGGCTGTGGTTGATGTACGCGGCCAGTCTCCGCTTATGTCGGTTACTGCCGGCTTGACCGGTCTGGACGGCGGCGAACTGTCCCGTCAGATGACCGGGCAGGATAAGTTTTCCGGAATGATGAACTTTAATACCGGGCTTAAAACGCGCGGTAACGATATGAAGACCATATATGCGAATTTGAACGGCAAGCTCGGTTTCAAAGTACTGGACGGTTATGTCTCCGGTTTTGACCTGATCTATCTTGCCGGTGACGCCTTCTCCGTATTGACAGGCGGTGTTTTCGGCAAGCGGGATAGTAAACGTACTGAGTTCGGTGAGGTGTCCGCCACAGCGAATATTAAAAATGGTATTGCCGATAACCGGGATCTCCTGCTGAAATCTCCGCTGCTGCGTGCGGTGGGAGCCGGAACACTTGATCTGAACACCATGATTGTTGATTACGGTCTGGACGCTAAAGTCGTCGGTTCATTTGAAGGGCAGGGCGGCAAAAGCATGGATGATCTGGTCGGCTTGACCGTGCCGATGACAATCAAGGGCGATGTGGCTGATCCTTCGATAATGGTCGATCTGCCTCGTTTCGCGGCTGTTCTGGCTAAATCAGGATTTAAGATCGCCGGTAGTGTTATCGAAGGCGTAGGTGATGTCCTTGAAGGAATCGGAAAATCCTTGAGCGGCGGTAAGGCCGGTTCGGGAGATAAAACTGATAAAAATCCGGTTCAAAAGCTTGGTGGAGCAATTAAGAATTTATTTTAACTTTTCGTTATTATTAAATAAAAAATGTTAAGAGGGCCGTCCTATTTTTTAGGACGGCCCGTTTTTTTTGAAACTGACATGGTCTGGCAGAGAGTGTCCTTTTTCATGTGTAGTCTATATCTAATTGAGTATAACTATACGGAGATAGATAAATGAGGGAGAATGCACTCTACGATGTTTTGGTTCGTGAAATGAACCATGTGAAATCCGGAATGAAGTGTCCGGAGAAGGCGGCTTTAAGTGTGGTGAGTGAATTTGCCCATGAAAGCGTTTATGTTTCAAATAGATTTCTGAAACGTGCCGGGCTGGCCGCAAAAGTGGCACAGCTTAAGGATTACGGAGTGGAGACCTGTGATATCGCGGAAAGGTTGGGGATCAGTAAGCGTCATGTGCGCCGGTTGTATGCCTCACTGAAAAACTGACGGAACATCTTGCATGGAGGGGAGAGGAGGATAGGGACAGGTGATTAACAATCACCTGTCCCTGTAATTTTATTAGGTCCAATCGAGAATTACTTTTCCGGACTGGCCGCTGCGCATAACATCAAAACCTTTCTGGAAGTCTTCGATTTTGAAGTGATGGGTTATGGCAGAAGTTACATCAAGGTTGGACTGAAGCATGGAAGCCATTTTGTACCATGTTTCGAACATTTCCCTTCCGTATATGCCTTTGAGTTTCAGCCCCTTGAACACAACCTGATTCCAGTCGATGGCAGTGTTGTCGGGCAGAATTCCCAGAAGGGCTATGTTGCCGCCATGGTTCATTTTTTCGAGCATTATTCCGAATGCCGCGGGACTGCCGGACATTTCAAGACCGACGTCAAAGCCTTCAGTCATATCCAGTTCGGCCATTACGTCTTCAAGGTTTTCATTGGTCACGTTTACGGTGCGGCTTGCCCCCATTTTTCCGGCAAGTTCCAGCCGGTAATCATTGAGGTCGGTGATGACAATATGCCTTGCTCCGGCATGACGGGCTATGGCCACGGCCATAATGCCTATAGGTCCGGCTCCGGTGATGAGCACATCTTCACCTACCAGATCAAATGAAAGGGCGGTATGGGTCGCA is a window of Maridesulfovibrio sp. DNA encoding:
- a CDS encoding MerR family transcriptional regulator — protein: MSGQSEEKIYKIGQAAKLVGLKSYVLRFWEGEFEQLKPIRTPSGQRLYSEEHIALISRIKALLHDEGLTIEGARKRLDSPEDAFQEVSQEAASTAETFSQLPLFSHDDSESGQCRELLKEVRDELLDIKDLLG
- the tdh gene encoding L-threonine 3-dehydrogenase — translated: MKALVKSKSEEGLWMEEVSIPECGHNDVLIKVKKTAICGTDVHIYNWDSWAQQTIPVPMVVGHEFVGTIEKMGGEVQGLALGDRVSAEGHVTCGHCRNCRAGKRHLCRNTIGVGVNRPGCFAEYVCIPASNVFKLNDAITDDVASILDPLGNATHTALSFDLVGEDVLITGAGPIGIMAVAIARHAGARHIVITDLNDYRLELAGKMGASRTVNVTNENLEDVMAELDMTEGFDVGLEMSGSPAAFGIMLEKMNHGGNIALLGILPDNTAIDWNQVVFKGLKLKGIYGREMFETWYKMASMLQSNLDVTSAITHHFKIEDFQKGFDVMRSGQSGKVILDWT
- a CDS encoding AsmA family protein — its product is MSKVVKILVATVTALVLLVGVGMVLAVILINPNDYKGEISDAVRDKTGRELVFDGDLELSVFPWIGVKTGGISLSNAPGFSEKNMLKLKSAEVSLRLLPLISGNVELGNVDVADLQLFLMRNKDGVTNWDDLAGSDKKKVKQDEPSSSGASSLNLSVGGVNINDARIVWDDRQEDVRQAVDDCDIVVEGFTPGEPFSFDVHVAVSSTKPEVKADIKTSGKASLSEDFKQIGVKGLSVTVDAEGKAVPGGKSQVRLSGDAAVDMLKGVADVSGLNLAAYGMTAQGNLTAKGLNSKSMKFSGDMTIPGFNLKDTLDKMGMSLKTADSKALTSVGMSFNYAGSPKSLEVTDLQVNLDETTIKGMFSFADPERPNIVTQLGIDKINVDNYLPPAGEKKTEAKEEKTDQAKEGKGSEQLIPVDMLRKLTLKAELNIKHLIAKKAEIDSLVVRARAKDGVLTVKPASFNLAKGAFTSSAVVDVRGQSPLMSVTAGLTGLDGGELSRQMTGQDKFSGMMNFNTGLKTRGNDMKTIYANLNGKLGFKVLDGYVSGFDLIYLAGDAFSVLTGGVFGKRDSKRTEFGEVSATANIKNGIADNRDLLLKSPLLRAVGAGTLDLNTMIVDYGLDAKVVGSFEGQGGKSMDDLVGLTVPMTIKGDVADPSIMVDLPRFAAVLAKSGFKIAGSVIEGVGDVLEGIGKSLSGGKAGSGDKTDKNPVQKLGGAIKNLF